CCTGTTCCCTGTTGGCTTCTTTGGGAACATCCTTATCTTACTGGTCAACTGGGACAACAGGGGCCGCCTGTCAGCCCCAGACCTCTACTTTGTGAACCTGGCTGTGGCCGACCTCGCCCTGGTGGCTGACTCTCTGATCGAGGTGTTCAACCTGCGGCAGGGCTACTACGACATGGCCGGCCTCTGCACCTTCATGAACCTCTTCCAGCAGGTCAACATGTACAGCAGCGTCTTCTTCTTAACCTGGATGAGCTTCGACCGGTTCGTCGCACTGACCGGCCTCATGGGACGCAGCATGTCGAGGGCGCGCCTCAGCTGCTGCCTCATCTGGGTGTCTTCCTCTTTGTTCACAGTGCTTCCTTTTGCCATAGCTCAAAGGCAGCACGCTGGAGATCCCCGCTTCTGCTTCGCCAACGTGACACAGATCCAGTGGTTGGAGGTGATGATGGGGTTCTTGCTGCCTTTCTGCATATTGGGGCTTTGCTACTGGAGAATAGCCCGGGTGCTCCGGCGCAGCCAGGGGGACCCGCAGCAGAAGCCTCGTAGGCAGAAAGCTCTGCGGATGATCTCAGCTGCTGTGTTagtcttcttcctctgctggcTCCCGGAGAACGCGTTCGTCAGTGTTCACCTCCTGCAAAGAGACACAGCCAAAGGCCACACACTGTGGCAAGACTATCCCCTGACAGGTCATGCTGTGAGGCTGGCAGCCTTTTCCAACAGCTGCTTTAACCCACTCATCTACAGCTTCCTCGGGGACACCTTTCAGAAAAAACTGAGGTGTTTTATCCAGAAGAAGAGCAGATTGGCCAAACTGCACAGGTCAGCCTCGGGGAAATCCATCTATGAACCAGCAACAAGCGTCCACCAAACATGTGACACACCAAGCCAGTCCACTCATTAAACCTCTAACATGCTTCCACAAACTGTTATACTTCCCTCAAATAAATGGCAAATGCATATAAAAAGGTCACACCAATAATAGATTACATGTCTGTGCCATGAGATTTAAAGCGATGGATAGTGTGAAAGCAAGGAGTTCAGCTTTTGTGTGTTTAGtaagttatttaaaaaagtctTACCTCTGTTTGATCggtcttttgtttctttttatgtttcttttcctttttctgctttttatcaTCTGCTGTAATCATCTTGTGTGGAATCTGTACTGGAGCCTCCTGAGtgaaataaacattcattatttattttttacatttcaagctGTGTCTTTTAAAAGACATATGTACAAGTGGCTGTgctgctcacctccacctccagctttttccttttcttttgtaCTTTAGTGTCCATCACCTCTTCCACATGCCCTTCTGTGGCAATTGAGCTCAACTTCTTCCTTTTAGGCGGATTTGTGCCCAGTTTCAAAGATTTGTCTTTGGCCATAACTTGATCGACTCCTGCAAAAACACATTCgtgttattaaaataacaatGCACAGATATTTGGTATGCTATATCAAACAGATAGACAACAAGCCTTAGAGACTGAGAAGGATGAGTgcttctttttaatgtgttgcaTTAAACATCTCATAACACTGACGAGGTGAAACAGAAGAAACTACTGGCTTCATGTGCTTTTGCATTTTAAGACTTCACTACAAGTATAATCTGTTCATTCCCGAATTTATCGTACTATAGCTGATGGTGTCCATGGACATGATTAAATTGAGCAATATGCTCAGTTTCTCTGGAAAAACGGTTTTTCACAGCCCAAAACATACATGTTACGCTTGGCATTTCGTTTCAGCAGCCGAGAGATAAAAATGCcataaacaatttaaaaaaatcaacactaGTCCAAACATTGTTTATATCACACTATTCTGACGTATACGTTCACTTACTTGATTTGATAAAAACGTGCAAAACTCTGGGTAAGCGCACACAACGACCATGGGAACCCAACCCGGAAGTGAAGTCGCCTAGGAGAAGCGTGATTGGACGGAtatctctgtctgttttgtgaTTGGTCGACGGCCGTGACTGCTTCAAAGACCCTCGAAACAGGAAACtgttatgtaaaaaatataaagcAGCTGGTACTAATGCCTGAAAATACAccaaatacagaaataaaggtTGAACGTTATTGTTTAATAGCAAATCATGTTATCTCAAGGCCCATTTAGTTTCttggaaaaatggaaatgttatCATTTCCTGTCATAACACCTGGGCAAACTCTGTCTACTAAAAAGGCTCTTGAACAGACTCTACTTCGGCTTTTATGgcaaataaaaaactaaatagtaaaaaatgaataaataataacaactgtaaaatataataatgattatatttACATTCGATGAAATAGCTTGACCAATTACAAAAAGGGATTTTAAACTTCCCTCTACATTTCAGCGGAACCTTAAACCGGCGTGCAACGTCGGCACTCGGAAGGAATTCAAGGTTGTACCACAATGTGTTACATGACCTAACCAGGGTTCGTTTTGTAATAAAATCTGAGGTTTTCTTTTGCCTAACGTCGTGTGTCCTAATATGACCAGTTGACCGAGATGTCTACAACAGCAGGACGCGTTTTCACCGGACTGACACGGTCTGCTCTCAGTCGAGGGATATTTAATCATCACGGCACTTCGACCGTGAGGTGAGTGACTTAATCTGTGGCAGGCTAACAGAAACCATGTTCACTGTCATGGTGGGGTGACTCAATGACATGGTTTTAACTGTAATACGAGTTACACTGAGTGCTTTCACCAACATATTTTTGACGGCTGAtatgaaattcagttcagtgtTACCTACTTTAAACGGCTGTAGCCTGGGAGCAGAAATGGAGCCTCTAAAACAGTTAGTCACGTTTTGCTAATTGTCAATTTAAATTCGACCCGATGGATACATCAAAGATATCCAGCTATGTGATGTTTTGTCCATAGAACAACATCAGATTATCAGTTATAAGAGGAAGTCAGTGCAGCAGGACCTGGTGTCATCAGATGACACATTTCGGTGTTGATCTTCAGTCGGTGATCCAGCGACTGTGTGTGCTCGAGATATACGATATCATGATGTTGAAATGCTTCCAATGCCTAAAGTTATGAATTAGATCATGTATTATAATTACTGTATAATTCACTGTTCACCGAGCAGCTCCAGATGTCATCATCACTGTGTCCTTTAGGGGACACCAAGTAAATGTTGGTGATCAgaatttaaaataatatatatggTGTTATATGAGCACACATTTATCAGTCTACCTCTAGAAATAATTTCTGCTAAAGGTTGATCTTGTACAACTCACCTTTGAGTTCCATTGCACACTCAATTACTTTTGTAAATCCACTGCCCAAGGATGTATGTCTGAATATACTATATGTTTACATTGTCAAAATTAAAAGTATTTGGTATGCTACGTTATCACAGATTATATCATCggattaattaattgttttagtAGGATTTCATTGGTTTTAGGTTATATAGGTAAAAGTCATTTAAGTCTCTGAAATTTAAATATAGACGTGAGGTAAAAGTACCCCATAATTAAATAGCATATAAGTAAATCACTTCATTCTTCTTTGTCAGCAGGCTGAACAGTGTGCGGTCCCTAGCTGTGAGCTTACAGAGGACAGCCAAGTCTGCAGATGACGAGGAAGAGGTGAAATCTGAGCCCATCAAGTTCTCCACCAGTAAAGCCAGTCACAAAAGCTGGAGAGTTGAAGGCTCCATGGGAAGCCAGTATCAGCGGCCCTGGTGGAAAGTCCTCCCTGTCAGCCTATTTGGAATGATCTTCCTCCTGTGGTGTGCCCTGAGAAAAGAGTCGGACATTGATTCAAAGCTGGAGGAGAATCTGTACGAGCGTTTACCGGGCTTGCTTTCAGATGGAGAGGAGGCGGATGATTCAAGTTAACAAATGCGGGACTTTGGATGTAAATATTTCAGGCTGTATTTATTGTGAAAGGTGTCTGCAGTATTTTTGGCTATGGACACACTCATTtctctgacatcactgaaggTGTAGTATTGAAGCCGTCCAGTGCTACAGATATGGAATTAAGAATgaattatagattttttttttctgacca
Above is a genomic segment from Sparus aurata chromosome 20, fSpaAur1.1, whole genome shotgun sequence containing:
- the LOC115571257 gene encoding G-protein coupled estrogen receptor 1-like, which translates into the protein MTMYVNYGIDTEYNLTVQRNKTQMVVFSDYQLAPSENHQQYIISFSFSCLYIIFLFPVGFFGNILILLVNWDNRGRLSAPDLYFVNLAVADLALVADSLIEVFNLRQGYYDMAGLCTFMNLFQQVNMYSSVFFLTWMSFDRFVALTGLMGRSMSRARLSCCLIWVSSSLFTVLPFAIAQRQHAGDPRFCFANVTQIQWLEVMMGFLLPFCILGLCYWRIARVLRRSQGDPQQKPRRQKALRMISAAVLVFFLCWLPENAFVSVHLLQRDTAKGHTLWQDYPLTGHAVRLAAFSNSCFNPLIYSFLGDTFQKKLRCFIQKKSRLAKLHRSASGKSIYEPATSVHQTCDTPSQSTH
- the uqcc4 gene encoding ubiquinol-cytochrome c reductase complex assembly factor 4 isoform X1, which codes for MSTTAGRVFTGLTRSALSRGIFNHHGTSTVSRLNSVRSLAVSLQRTAKSADDEEEVKSEPIKFSTSKASHKSWRVEGSMGSQYQRPWWKVLPVSLFGMIFLLWCALRKESDIDSKLEENLYERLPGLLSDGEEADDSS
- the uqcc4 gene encoding ubiquinol-cytochrome c reductase complex assembly factor 4 isoform X2, producing MSTTAGRVFTGLTRSALSRGIFNHHGTSTVRLNSVRSLAVSLQRTAKSADDEEEVKSEPIKFSTSKASHKSWRVEGSMGSQYQRPWWKVLPVSLFGMIFLLWCALRKESDIDSKLEENLYERLPGLLSDGEEADDSS